In one Planctomycetota bacterium genomic region, the following are encoded:
- a CDS encoding DUF167 domain-containing protein: MIINLKVIANAKKNEIKEEEGLFKVYVAAPPVDGKANKAVIETIAAHFKIKKDHVKIIRGEKSSRKVVQLDK; this comes from the coding sequence ATGATAATAAATCTTAAGGTCATCGCTAATGCGAAAAAGAACGAGATAAAAGAAGAAGAGGGGCTTTTCAAGGTTTATGTAGCAGCTCCTCCGGTGGATGGCAAGGCGAATAAAGCCGTCATCGAAACAATCGCCGCTCATTTCAAAATAAAGAAGGACCATGTAAAGATTATCCGGGGCGAAAAATCCAGCCGCAAGGTTGTTCAATTAGATAAATGA
- a CDS encoding TIGR00282 family metallophosphoesterase: MSSTIKVLAIGDIVGEPGREILKEKLPGFLEKQRIDFCVANAENSAGGSGVTPQIMEELISYGVNALTSGDHIWKRKEIVPVIAKDARLLRPANYPPQSAGHGHYLYDDAKGRKIGVINLQGRVFMPPIDSPFDAVDRAIKELSDKTKIIIIDFHAEATSEKIALGWHLDGKVSFIFGTHTHIQTADEGVLPNGTAYITDIGMTGPYDSILGRKKEKVLSAFLTGMPTHFDVAEDDVRIGGAIVSIDSSTGRAKAIERIMVYDNKS; this comes from the coding sequence ATGTCCAGCACGATAAAAGTATTGGCAATCGGGGATATAGTCGGCGAGCCCGGCAGGGAGATTTTGAAGGAAAAACTGCCGGGGTTCCTGGAGAAGCAAAGAATTGATTTCTGCGTGGCAAATGCGGAAAATTCCGCCGGCGGGTCAGGCGTCACGCCGCAGATTATGGAAGAGCTCATTTCTTACGGAGTGAATGCCCTGACGAGCGGTGACCATATCTGGAAGCGCAAGGAAATAGTCCCGGTTATCGCTAAAGACGCGCGGCTTTTACGGCCTGCCAATTACCCGCCCCAATCCGCCGGGCACGGACATTATCTCTATGATGATGCAAAAGGGCGTAAGATAGGCGTAATCAATCTCCAGGGCAGGGTTTTTATGCCGCCCATAGATTCGCCTTTCGATGCGGTTGATAGGGCAATCAAGGAGCTTTCCGATAAAACCAAAATCATCATTATAGATTTCCATGCCGAGGCGACCTCGGAAAAGATAGCGCTTGGCTGGCATTTGGACGGCAAGGTGAGCTTTATTTTCGGCACCCATACCCATATTCAAACTGCGGATGAGGGGGTGCTCCCCAACGGGACGGCTTATATTACGGATATCGGCATGACCGGCCCTTATGATTCCATTTTAGGACGGAAAAAGGAGAAGGTGCTTTCCGCGTTTCTTACCGGGATGCCCACGCATTTTGACGTGGCGGAAGATGACGTCAGGATAGGCGGGGCAATCGTTTCAATAGATTCTTCCACTGGCCGGGCAAAGGCGATAGAGAGAATTATGGTTTATGATAATAAATCTTAA